Proteins from one Juglans microcarpa x Juglans regia isolate MS1-56 chromosome 1S, Jm3101_v1.0, whole genome shotgun sequence genomic window:
- the LOC121247632 gene encoding protein trichome birefringence-like 25 isoform X2: MAKERRWDSKLLSLQKHNHVFVKFAISFLVLGLAFRLLSSDSIRIVSNIETPPLAEERTGSPVVSLPIEAPVSSPFPQNESCPSENVSVKCDIFKGDWIAEQSGPAYTNESCHVIEDHQNCIRNGRPDSGYLYWRWNPRDCELPRFNSHRFLDLMRDKSWAFIGDSISRNHVQSLLCILSQVEEAVEVYHDEEYRSKRWHFPAHNFTLSVIWTPFLVKAAIFEDMNGVSSSEVQLYLDKLDEKWTDQYKNFDYVVIAGGKWFLKTAIYNENNTIAGCHYCPGKNLTELGFDYAYRKALQLVLNFVMHDEYHNHKPFVFFRTTTPDHFENGEWFSGGYCNRTVPFKDGEIEIRDVDTIMRDIELEEVEKAAGVGSENGVILKLLDTTRLSVLRPDGHPGPYRKFHPFGKDKNAKVQNDCLHWCLPGPIDSWNDLVMELLVNGEKYR, translated from the exons ATGGCGAAGGAAAGGAGGTGGGATTCGAAACTGTTATCACTCCAGAAACACAATCATGTCTTTGTGAAGTTTGCCATCTCGTTTCTCGTATTGGGTCTTGCTTTTCGCCTTTTATCCTCTGATTCTATCAGGATTGTTTCAAACATAGAGACACCCCCTCTTGCAGAGGAGAGAACAGGGTCCCCTGTTGTTTCTCTTCCCATTGAAGCGCCTGTTTCTTCTCCATTCCCTCAAAATGAAAGCTGCCCATCTGAGAATG TTTCAGTAAAATGTGATATATTCAAGGGAGATTGGATAGCTGAGCAATCAGGCCCAGCTTACACCAATGAGAGCTGCCATGTGATTGAAGACCATCAAAATTGTATCAGGAATGGACGGCCAGATTCAGGTTATCTTTACTGGAGGTGGAATCCAAGGGACTGTGAATTACCAAGGTTCAATTCTCACAGATTTCTAGACCTTATGAGGGATAAATCTTGGGCGTTTATTGGTGATTCCATCTCTCGTAACCATGTGCAGTCTTTACTCTGTATCCTCTCTCAG GTCGAAGAAGCTGTTGAGGTCTACCACGATGAGGAATACAGATCCAAAAGATGGCATTTTCCTGCTCACAACTTCACGCTTTCAGTAATATGGACTCCTTTCCTTGTTAAAGCAGCAATCTTCGAGGACATGAATGGCGTGTCTTCATCAGAAGTCCAGCTTTACCTTGACAAACTTGACGAAAAATGGACGGATCAATACAAGAACTTTGATTACGTGGTGATTGCCGGTGGAAAATGGTTTCTCAAAACAGCAATTTACAATGAGAACAACACCATCGCAGGCTGTCATTACTGCCCTGGAAAGAACTTAACGGAGCTAGGATTTGACTATGCATACCGCAAGGCACTTCAGCTGGTTCTCAACTTTGTAATGCATGATGAGTACCACAACCATAAGCCATTTGTCTTCTTCAGAACTACCACACCTGATCACTTTGAGAATGGAGAGTGGTTCAGCGGAGGGTACTGCAATCGAACAGTGCCATTCAAGGATGGCGAGATTGAGATAAGAGATGTCGACACCATAATGCGTGACATCGAGTTAGAAGAAGTTGAGAAGGCTGCAGGTGTAGGGTCTGAAAATGGGGTAATTTTGAAGCTATTAGATACAACCCGCCTTTCGGTACTGCGGCCGGACGGGCACCCGGGACCCTACAGGAAATTCCATCCTTTTGGGAAAGATAAGAATGCAAAAGTTCAGAATGATTGCTTACATTGGTGCTTGCCAGGGCCAATTGACTCTTGGAATGACTTGGTGATGGAATTGCTGGTTAATGGTGAAAAATATAGATGA
- the LOC121247632 gene encoding protein ENHANCED DISEASE RESISTANCE 4-like isoform X1 has product MADSAKVRLVRCPKCENLLPELADYSVYQCGGCGAVLRAKKKNCEVDAALSDKSDEERVGGLSTKSDNYLDKGAVNLSDASDTDVKPNGDPLGCGQRDSEKNDTMGRDKGERNSEIKSTSGFQRSGWMSDWKFGERDEMDGFQRNQKSNVEGVRFSTSNHPDEGPSNYNVDSSYSYGELSRNDNDPDRVSRVKYLEQDRAELLRKLDELKDQLSRSCNVVDKPTEKVPLDGRTVPPDPYGGCDNWFRNGPSALNRASMQFSGHDKHVAGQPYSNYWPDPFPCTKRHEMAMHGFYPSMHNPNHNPGLGDPFGSQGLRRASHHLPSQCPHPPLHPYFSGQYVDHNPESFEPYPTNSMFHQPSCSCLHCYDTLQRVSAPAPAPSFSNKRFPNVPNHPVTYHHEKPGAFGQVVHNSTIPPPSSNSDPQHHTRWPSDLNSEMGGFVCCHPRRVVVASGARHCRPMAGGAPFLTCYNCFKILQLPKKVPVTLKKQQKMRCGACSAVINVAVIDKKLVLSVHAQTKDIPIDCDGSSSELVKGGSSHFYGHMNRTKANFSSDDYDESDYNFQSIDVEPVSLSMGTGLNSNKAGEMGSFHSSSPSPSEDESGPEVLIGSKDNSTQQPTRVILSPPPPGSPLQEHFDNSSNNNVVNRFAKGNRSSRSDQEKVKPSKATSRQNSLKEASHATEMDVSFNEYSNTGVSQDSGDASREDDRPRNKGSESFFANIIKKSFKDFSRSNQTDERSRSNVSVNGNLIPDRVLRKAEKRAGPIQPGKYWYDSRAGFWGVMGGPCLGIIPPFIEEFNYPMPDNCAGGNTGVFVNGRELHQKDLDLLANRGLPTARDRSYIIEISGGVLDEDTGEELDGLGKLAPTVEKAKHGFGMKAPRDRNQ; this is encoded by the exons ATGGCGGACTCGGCTAAAGTACGGCTGGTTCGTTGCCCAAAGTGCGAAAATCTCCTCCCGGAGCTCGCTGATTACTCTGTTTATCAGTGCGGTGGTTGTGGTGCTGTTCTTCGAG CCAAAAAAAAGAATTGCGAAGTAGATGCTGCTTTGTCAGATAAGTCAGATGAAGAAAGGGTAGGCGGACTTTCCACAAAATCAGACAATTACTTGGATAAAGGAGCGGTTAATTTGAGTGATGCTTCTGATACAGATGTTAAGCCAAATGGTGACCCTTTGGGATGTGGTCAAAGGGATTCAGAAAAGAATGATACAATGGGAAGGGATAAAGGGGAACGTAATTCTGAAATAAAATCGACAAGTGGGTTTCAAAGGTCAGGATGGATGTCTGATTGGAAATTTGGGGAGAGAGATGAGATGGACGGGTtccaaagaaaccaaaaaagtAATGTTGAGGGTGTGAGGTTTTCAACTTCAAACCATCCTGATGAGGGCCCATCAAATTACAATGTGGACTCTTCTTACAGCTATGGGGAATTGTCGAGGAATGATAATGACCCTGATCGGGTTAGTAGGGTTAAGTATCTTGAACAAGATCGAGCCGAACTTTTGAGGAAGCTGGATGAGCTAAAGGATCAACTTAGTCGGTCTTGTAATGTGGTTGATAAACCAACAGAGAAGGTTCCACTTGATGGTAGGACGGTTCCTCCAGATCCTTATGGTGGGTGTGATAATTGGTTTCGAAATGGTCCTTCAGCATTGAATAGGGCTTCAATGCAGTTCTCTGGACATGATAAGCATGTGGCAGGACAACCCTATTCCAATTATTGGCCTGATCCATTTCCTTGTACAAAAAGGCATGAAATGGCCATGCATGGCTTCTACCCGTCGATGCACAATCCTAATCATAATCCTGGATTGGGAGATCCTTTTGGATCTCAAGGGCTGAGGAGAGCTTCGCACCACTTACCTAGTCAATGCCCACACCCACCATTGCATCCATACTTCTCTGGACAATATGTTGATCACAATCCAGAATCATTTGAGCCATACCCAACTAACTCAATGTTTCACCAGCCTTCTTGCTCTTGTTTACATTGCTATGACACACTTCAGCGAGTTTCAGCACCAGCACCTGCCCCTTCTTTCAGTAATAAAAGATTTCCCAATGTCCCAAACCATCCCGTTACGTACCATCACGAGAAACCTGGGGCATTTGGTCAAGTTGTTCACAATTCTACAATTCCTCCTCCATCAAGCAATAGCGATCCACAACACCACACAAGATGGCCAAGTGACCTTAATTCGGAGATGGGTGGTTTTGTTTGTTGCCATCCTCGTAGGGTTGTGGTAGCTAGTGGTGCCCGCCATTGCCGTCCCATGGCAGGTGGTGCACCCTTCCTAACATGTTATAATTGCTTTAAGATACTTCAACTGCCCAAGAAAGTGcctgttactttgaagaaacaacaaaaaatgcGGTGTGGGGCCTGTTCTGCGGTAATCAATGTTGCTGTAATCGACAAGAAACTAGTCCTTTCGGTTCATGCACAGACAAAGGATATTCCCATAGACTGCGATGGTAGTTCTAGTGAACTGGTTAAAGGCGGTTCTTCACATTTTTATGGCCACATGAATAGGACCAAAGCAAATTTCTCTTCTGATGATTATGATGAATCTGATTACAACTTTCAGTCTATAGATGTAGAACCTGTTTCATTGTCTATGGGCACGGGTTTGAACTCAAACAAGGCTGGAGAGATGGGAAGCTTTCATTCTTCATCCCCAAGCCCCTCTGAGGATGAAAGTGGTCCAGAAGTCTTAATTGGTTCAAAAGACAACTCCACTCAGCAACCAACCAGAGTCATTCTATCTCCGCCACCTCCAGGTTCACCTCTTCAAGAACATTTTGACAATTCTTCTAATAACAATGTAGTGAACCGGTTTGCGAAAGGAAACAGAAGTAGTCGTTCAGACCAAGAGAAAGTGAAACCTAGCAAGGCTACCTCACGCCAGAATTCTTTAAAAGAGGCATCACATGCAACTGAGATGGATGTATCATTCAATGAGTACTCCAACACAGGCGTCTCTCAAGATTCTGGAGATGCAAGCAGAGAAGATGATCGGCCAAGAAACAAAGGGAGTGAATCCTTTTTTGCAAATATTATCAAGAAGAGCTTTAAGGATTTTTCCCGATCTAACCAAACAGATGAACGTAGCAGAAGTAATGTATCTGTAAATGGGAATCTCATACCAGACCGCGTTCTTAGGAAGGCTGAAAAGCGTGCTGGACCAATTCAACCTGGAAAATATTG GTATGACTCCCGAGCTGGATTCTGGGGTGTAATGGGTGGACCTTGTCTTGGAATCATTCCT CCATTCATTGAAGAGTTCAATTATCCCATGCCAGATAATTGTGCTGGAGGAAATACTGGTGTTTTTGTAAATGGAAGAGAGCTTCACCAAAAAGATTTAGATTTGCTTGCTAATAGAGGGCTTCCAACCGCTAGAGATAGATCATACATCATTGAAATTTCTGGGGGTGTCCTGGATGAAGACACTGGTGAAGAGCTAGATGGCCTTGGCAAACTTGCCCCAAC AGTTGAGAAGGCAAAGCATGGATTTGGCATGAAGGCTCCTAGAGATCGTAATCAAtag